From the Leptolyngbya sp. O-77 genome, one window contains:
- a CDS encoding ABC transporter permease, which produces MDLLESTAMAVKTLKANKLRSALTMLGIIIGNASVITMVGVGQGAQRYASEQFESLGPNVLFVIPGSDSSRQRTLETPRTLTLEDAEAIASQVPTVIGVAPQLQTQQTVTQGNRSTSALIVGTTPEFSTVRSFPVARGRFINDMDVQRGNRSVALGADLAKSLFGDSDPMGQTIRIKNLTFQVVGVMEAKGAFLGNNQDDVAYIPITTMSSQVTGNSSPYGTEVTFISIMSRDEQSIGAAQFQVTNLLRLRHKIVSEDDFTVRSQKDALEIVGNVTGALTIMLAAIAGISLLVGGIGIMNIMLVSVRERTQEIGLRKAIGASQQDILVQFMIEATILAVLGGVAGTLIGIGGVSLAGALTPLKAGVSPTAVLLAVGVSGGIGLFFGVVPARQAAKLDPIVALRSA; this is translated from the coding sequence ATGGACTTACTCGAAAGCACCGCAATGGCGGTGAAAACCCTCAAAGCTAACAAGCTCCGCAGTGCGCTGACCATGCTGGGCATCATCATTGGGAATGCCTCGGTGATTACGATGGTGGGCGTAGGCCAGGGGGCGCAGCGCTATGCGTCGGAACAGTTTGAGTCGCTTGGGCCAAACGTGCTGTTTGTCATTCCTGGCAGCGACTCGTCTCGCCAGCGCACGCTGGAAACGCCGCGTACCCTGACGCTGGAAGATGCAGAGGCGATCGCCTCTCAGGTGCCCACGGTCATCGGCGTTGCGCCCCAGTTGCAAACCCAGCAGACCGTCACCCAGGGCAACCGCAGCACCAGCGCCCTGATTGTTGGCACGACCCCCGAATTCAGCACCGTGCGAAGCTTTCCGGTAGCGCGGGGGCGCTTCATCAACGACATGGACGTGCAGCGCGGAAACCGCTCGGTGGCGCTGGGGGCTGACTTGGCAAAAAGCTTATTTGGCGACTCCGACCCAATGGGGCAGACCATTCGCATCAAAAATCTAACCTTCCAAGTTGTCGGCGTGATGGAGGCCAAGGGCGCATTTCTAGGCAACAACCAAGACGATGTAGCCTATATCCCCATCACCACTATGTCGTCTCAGGTCACAGGCAACTCGTCACCCTATGGAACGGAAGTCACTTTCATTTCCATTATGTCGCGAGATGAGCAGTCGATTGGCGCGGCGCAGTTTCAGGTGACGAACCTGCTGCGGCTGCGGCACAAGATTGTGTCTGAAGATGACTTTACAGTTCGCAGCCAGAAAGACGCGCTAGAGATTGTGGGCAACGTGACTGGAGCGCTGACGATTATGCTGGCGGCGATCGCCGGAATTTCGCTCTTAGTGGGTGGCATCGGCATCATGAACATCATGCTTGTCTCGGTGCGAGAGCGCACGCAGGAAATCGGTCTCCGAAAGGCGATCGGCGCATCCCAACAAGACATTCTGGTGCAGTTTATGATCGAGGCAACCATCCTGGCAGTACTGGGCGGTGTGGCAGGAACCCTAATCGGCATCGGTGGCGTGTCGCTGGCGGGTGCGCTGACTCCGCTCAAGGCGGGTGTTTCCCCAACCGCAGTTCTCCTGGCGGTGGGTGTGTCGGGTGGCATTGGCCTCTTCTTTGGCGTGGTTCCCGCCCGCCAGGCTGCCAAGCTTGACCCCATTGTTGCCCTCCGCAGTGCCTAA
- a CDS encoding ABC transporter ATP-binding protein: MQPIIRLEHISKVYGSGNTEVRALSDVNLTVEAGEYCSIMGPSGSGKSTAMNVIGCLDRPTSGSYYLDGTDVAGLDDTELAHVRNRKIGFVFQQFHLLPQLTAIENVMLPMVYAGVPVRERQERAAEALTRVGLENRMNNRPNQLSGGQQQRVAIARAIVNRPVLLLADEPTGALDSHTTQEVMNIFQELNASGITVVMVTHEPEVARLTRRVVWFRDGQVIHANMAPSDIAQVSVAPV; this comes from the coding sequence ATGCAGCCCATCATCCGCCTCGAACACATCTCTAAAGTCTACGGTTCTGGCAATACGGAAGTCCGCGCCCTGTCGGACGTGAACCTGACGGTTGAAGCGGGGGAATATTGCTCCATCATGGGGCCTTCTGGTTCTGGCAAGTCCACGGCGATGAACGTGATCGGCTGCCTCGATCGCCCGACATCTGGCAGCTACTACCTAGACGGAACCGATGTGGCGGGTTTGGATGATACGGAACTGGCCCACGTCCGCAATCGCAAGATTGGCTTTGTGTTTCAACAATTCCACCTGCTGCCGCAACTCACTGCCATCGAGAATGTGATGCTACCAATGGTCTATGCAGGTGTGCCTGTACGCGAGCGCCAGGAGCGGGCCGCCGAAGCGCTGACCCGTGTGGGTCTGGAAAACCGCATGAACAACCGCCCCAATCAGCTTTCGGGAGGACAGCAACAACGGGTGGCGATCGCCCGCGCTATTGTAAACCGTCCTGTCTTGCTGCTGGCCGACGAGCCGACGGGTGCCCTCGACTCACACACCACTCAAGAAGTGATGAATATCTTTCAGGAGCTAAATGCCAGCGGCATCACAGTGGTCATGGTGACGCATGAACCAGAGGTGGCTCGACTCACTCGCCGTGTGGTCTGGTTCCGCGACGGGCAGGTCATCCATGCCAACATGGCTCCGTCAGACATCGCTCAGGTGTCTGTTGCGCCTGTCTAA
- a CDS encoding UDP-glucose dehydrogenase family protein yields the protein MRVCVIGTGYVGLVTGVCLSHIGHDVICVDNNEEKVKLMKSGQSPIFEPGLSELMTACIQEGRIEFTTDLAKGVEHGEILFIAVGTPPLPTGESDTRYVEAVARGIGAHLNSGYKVIVNKSTVPIGSGDWVRMIVMDGVLERQVATAGGGVAVAEPDVAFDVVSNPEFLREGCAIYDTFNPDRIVLGSNSSRAISMMKDLYAPIVARQFAEDKSGPTVPVVVTDLSSAEMVKYAANAFLATKISFINEVANICDRVGADVTQVAKGIGLDSRIGGKFLQAGIGWGGSCFPKDVAALVHTADDYGYEAQLLKAAVSVNDRQRLIAVEKLQQVLKILKGKTVGLLGLTFKPDTDDMRDAPALTIIEHLTRLGTKVKAYDPLVSQTGMRHGLSNVIVETDPERLADGCDALVLVTDWSQFKTLDYAKMATLMNSPILIDGRNYLDQEAIERAGFRYVGIGR from the coding sequence ATGCGCGTGTGTGTTATCGGTACAGGCTACGTCGGCTTGGTGACAGGTGTTTGCTTGTCTCACATTGGGCATGACGTAATTTGTGTGGACAACAACGAAGAAAAGGTCAAGCTGATGAAGTCCGGGCAGTCGCCCATTTTCGAGCCTGGACTCTCTGAGCTAATGACCGCCTGCATTCAGGAAGGCAGGATTGAGTTCACCACTGACCTAGCCAAGGGTGTGGAACATGGCGAGATTTTGTTTATCGCCGTGGGTACACCACCGCTGCCTACCGGAGAGAGCGATACCCGCTATGTCGAAGCCGTAGCCCGCGGGATTGGGGCACACTTGAACAGCGGCTACAAGGTGATTGTGAACAAGTCCACAGTGCCGATTGGCTCCGGCGACTGGGTTCGTATGATTGTTATGGATGGCGTTTTAGAGCGTCAGGTGGCCACGGCTGGCGGTGGCGTAGCGGTGGCAGAGCCGGATGTTGCTTTTGACGTGGTCAGCAACCCTGAATTTTTGCGGGAAGGTTGTGCGATTTACGACACCTTCAACCCAGATCGCATCGTGCTGGGTAGCAATAGCTCCCGCGCTATCTCGATGATGAAGGATCTGTATGCGCCGATTGTGGCTCGTCAGTTTGCGGAAGACAAATCTGGCCCGACGGTGCCCGTGGTCGTGACCGACCTCAGTTCGGCAGAGATGGTGAAGTACGCTGCCAATGCATTCCTGGCAACCAAGATTAGCTTCATCAATGAAGTGGCAAATATCTGCGATCGCGTGGGTGCGGACGTAACCCAGGTCGCCAAAGGCATTGGTCTAGACTCACGCATCGGCGGCAAGTTCCTGCAAGCAGGCATTGGTTGGGGTGGCTCTTGCTTCCCCAAAGACGTTGCAGCACTGGTTCACACGGCAGATGATTATGGCTATGAAGCTCAGCTTCTAAAGGCTGCTGTGAGCGTCAACGATCGCCAGCGCTTGATTGCGGTTGAGAAACTCCAACAAGTGCTGAAGATTCTGAAGGGAAAGACGGTGGGCCTGCTGGGCCTGACCTTTAAGCCCGACACCGACGACATGCGCGATGCGCCTGCGCTGACTATCATCGAGCATCTGACTCGTTTGGGCACAAAGGTCAAAGCCTATGATCCCTTGGTATCTCAGACCGGAATGCGCCACGGCTTGTCGAACGTGATTGTGGAAACTGATCCAGAACGTTTGGCAGATGGCTGCGATGCGCTGGTGCTGGTGACGGATTGGAGCCAGTTTAAGACGCTCGACTATGCCAAGATGGCAACGCTGATGAACAGCCCCATTCTGATTGACGGACGCAACTATCTTGATCAAGAAGCGATTGAGAGAGCTGGTTTCCGCTATGTGGGCATTGGTCGCTAG
- a CDS encoding UDP-glucuronic acid decarboxylase family protein, giving the protein MRILVTGGAGFIGSHLIDRLMTEGHEVICLDNFYTGDKRNILRWIDSPFFELIRHDITEPIRLEVDQIYHLACPASPVHYQYNPVKTIKTNVMGTLNMLGLAKRIKARFLLASTSEVYGDPEIHPQVEEYRGNVNPIGIRSCYDEGKRVAETLAFDYHRQNDVEIRVARIFNTYGPRMLENDGRVVSNLVVQALQGKPLTVYGDGSQTRSFCYVSDLVDGLIRLMNGDFMGPVNLGNPEEYTILQLAQTVQSMINPDVALKFEPLPQDDPRRRQPDITRAKTHLGWQPTVPLAEGLQVTIEDFRARLGDRVAKVPSVSSH; this is encoded by the coding sequence ATGCGAATTTTAGTGACGGGTGGTGCAGGGTTCATTGGCTCTCACCTCATTGATCGCCTCATGACAGAGGGACATGAGGTGATCTGTTTAGACAACTTTTATACAGGTGACAAGCGAAACATTCTTCGCTGGATCGATAGCCCATTTTTCGAGCTGATTCGTCACGATATCACCGAACCAATCCGGCTTGAAGTCGATCAGATCTATCACCTTGCCTGCCCCGCATCCCCAGTTCACTATCAATATAATCCCGTAAAGACGATCAAGACCAACGTCATGGGAACTCTAAATATGCTGGGGTTGGCCAAGCGGATCAAAGCTCGTTTCCTATTGGCATCCACTTCTGAGGTTTACGGAGACCCGGAAATTCATCCCCAGGTCGAGGAATATCGCGGCAACGTGAACCCAATTGGAATTCGCAGTTGCTACGACGAAGGAAAGCGGGTCGCAGAGACGCTGGCGTTTGACTATCATCGCCAGAACGATGTGGAGATTCGAGTTGCTCGGATCTTCAACACCTATGGCCCCCGAATGCTCGAAAACGACGGTCGGGTGGTTAGCAATCTTGTGGTGCAAGCCCTGCAAGGCAAGCCCCTGACAGTCTACGGCGACGGATCGCAAACCCGCAGTTTCTGCTATGTCTCGGACTTGGTAGACGGACTGATTCGCCTGATGAATGGTGATTTCATGGGCCCGGTTAATCTGGGTAATCCTGAGGAGTACACCATTTTGCAACTGGCTCAAACGGTGCAATCCATGATCAATCCTGATGTAGCCCTCAAGTTTGAGCCGCTGCCTCAAGATGATCCTCGTCGTCGTCAGCCCGACATTACCCGCGCTAAGACGCATCTGGGATGGCAGCCGACTGTGCCTCTTGCGGAAGGGCTACAGGTCACGATCGAGGATTTTCGCGCTCGTCTGGGCGATCGCGTCGCTAAAGTTCCCTCAGTTTCCTCACACTAG
- the psbM gene encoding photosystem II reaction center protein PsbM → MVVNDLGFVASLLFVLVPTVFLLILYIQTASREGKQSK, encoded by the coding sequence ATGGTTGTTAATGATCTTGGGTTTGTCGCTAGCTTGCTGTTTGTTCTGGTTCCAACGGTTTTCCTGCTGATTCTTTACATCCAGACTGCTAGCCGCGAAGGTAAGCAGTCGAAATAG
- a CDS encoding 2Fe-2S iron-sulfur cluster-binding protein, giving the protein MANIKFVKENKEIIAADGANLRLKALENSIDLYTFMGKMMNCGGYGQCGTCIVEIVEGAENLSPRTPVEEQKLRKKPANYRLACQTMVNGPVSVVTKPKPGETVEYQPSSSSQTGSGTGEVGAVQSPEASLSPEASAPDLEAAADEQASESGAEETNPSMEKLEVV; this is encoded by the coding sequence ATGGCCAATATTAAGTTTGTTAAAGAAAACAAAGAGATTATTGCTGCCGACGGAGCTAATCTGAGGCTCAAGGCTCTTGAGAATAGCATCGACCTCTACACCTTCATGGGCAAAATGATGAACTGTGGAGGCTATGGTCAGTGCGGCACCTGCATCGTGGAGATTGTCGAAGGGGCAGAAAACCTGTCCCCACGAACGCCAGTAGAAGAACAGAAGCTGAGGAAGAAGCCCGCAAACTACCGACTCGCTTGCCAGACGATGGTGAATGGGCCGGTCAGCGTTGTGACTAAGCCTAAGCCTGGTGAGACAGTAGAGTATCAGCCTAGTTCGTCTTCACAGACTGGTTCGGGAACTGGTGAGGTCGGCGCTGTCCAATCGCCTGAAGCAAGTTTGTCTCCTGAAGCCTCTGCGCCAGACTTGGAAGCGGCAGCGGATGAGCAAGCGTCAGAATCGGGAGCTGAGGAGACGAATCCTTCTATGGAGAAGCTTGAAGTCGTCTGA
- a CDS encoding photosystem II reaction center protein T produces MESLIYVFLLVCTLGLLFFAIAFREPPRITRDED; encoded by the coding sequence ATGGAGAGCCTGATTTACGTTTTTCTGCTGGTTTGCACGTTGGGACTGCTCTTTTTTGCGATCGCCTTCCGTGAACCGCCTCGCATCACCCGCGACGAGGATTAG
- a CDS encoding PPC domain-containing protein, whose protein sequence is MTGQKWFARVLAGAVAVGICATGAIARAQEMLLSEEGVLENGDMVLPSDNSLYDQFTFEGKAGQTVTIKLFSTEFQPYLAVISPEGEVLGENHSAGGNPQNSQLELTLTTDGTYIVIANGFDASSRGRYTVEVTAAE, encoded by the coding sequence ATGACAGGTCAGAAATGGTTTGCCAGGGTGCTGGCCGGTGCAGTAGCGGTGGGAATCTGCGCGACAGGGGCGATCGCCCGCGCTCAGGAAATGCTGCTGAGTGAAGAAGGCGTGCTGGAAAACGGCGACATGGTGCTGCCTTCGGATAACAGCCTGTACGACCAGTTCACCTTTGAAGGCAAAGCTGGACAAACGGTGACGATCAAGCTATTCAGCACTGAGTTTCAGCCCTATCTGGCGGTCATCAGCCCGGAAGGTGAGGTGCTGGGCGAAAACCACAGCGCAGGCGGCAACCCTCAGAACTCGCAATTGGAACTGACGTTGACCACCGACGGCACCTACATCGTAATTGCCAACGGTTTTGATGCCAGCAGCCGCGGCCGCTACACGGTCGAGGTCACGGCTGCTGAGTAA
- a CDS encoding D-alanyl-D-alanine carboxypeptidase family protein, translating to MKDASLPKSSAPQPDVSSQEGHYGLADDIPVAQRDGARLEADLNPGGFGFRAAADRLRSLFRGRVWLWGLIGFVAAVQLALVSRSLFFSNVSSGQGYQPIEAGLSAAMSQLSLTPADSLLGHIAYAEAPPDTLSPVLPNGSVLLRDAAAERFLAMVRAARAERVRLVPLSGFRSVEEQTYLFFTLKAKRSLSAQERAQVSAPPGYSEHHTGYAVDIGDGDRPDADLETDFDQTAAYRWLTANAARFGFELSFPKNNAQGVSYEPWHWRFVGDRHSLETFYKR from the coding sequence GTGAAAGATGCCAGTTTGCCAAAGTCGTCAGCGCCCCAGCCCGATGTCTCTAGCCAGGAAGGTCACTATGGGCTGGCGGACGATATCCCGGTCGCTCAGCGAGATGGGGCGCGTTTAGAGGCCGATTTGAACCCCGGTGGGTTTGGGTTTCGAGCGGCGGCGGATAGGCTGCGATCGCTCTTTCGAGGTCGAGTCTGGCTGTGGGGGCTGATTGGCTTTGTGGCGGCGGTGCAGCTTGCGCTAGTCAGCCGCAGCTTGTTCTTTAGCAATGTTTCTAGCGGGCAGGGCTATCAGCCGATCGAGGCCGGCTTGTCCGCAGCGATGTCTCAACTGTCGCTGACCCCGGCTGATAGTTTGCTGGGCCATATCGCCTACGCCGAAGCTCCTCCAGACACACTCAGCCCAGTGCTTCCCAATGGCAGCGTCCTGCTGCGTGATGCGGCTGCCGAGCGCTTTTTGGCAATGGTGAGGGCGGCTCGCGCTGAGCGGGTGAGGCTGGTGCCGCTGTCGGGCTTTCGCTCAGTAGAAGAACAGACTTACCTGTTTTTCACGCTCAAGGCGAAGCGATCGCTCTCGGCCCAGGAACGGGCCCAGGTCAGCGCTCCCCCCGGCTACAGCGAACACCACACGGGGTATGCGGTGGATATCGGCGATGGCGATCGCCCGGATGCAGATTTGGAAACCGATTTCGATCAGACAGCCGCCTATCGCTGGCTAACGGCCAATGCTGCCCGCTTTGGGTTTGAGCTGTCTTTTCCCAAAAACAATGCCCAGGGCGTGAGCTATGAACCCTGGCACTGGCGCTTCGTGGGCGATCGCCACAGCCTCGAAACGTTTTATAAGCGGTAG
- a CDS encoding AEC family transporter, which produces MEFPSLRLLSLYVPLIGWSSLGFWLGRICPPWVGDRLGKLLFWVGVPISVLGFLRQSELSAAVWLAPVAAWLAIALGGLLGWLWLMVTLKKGQKPAQKQRPVSAHTIQSRPQQGSFLLATMMGNTGYLGFPVSLALVGPKYFAWALFYDMIGTTLGAYGLGVVMAAHFGGVQKSPLDLLRALMYNPVLWSFALGLGIHSIPLPLWLDSFLKTGAWTSITVALVLIGMRLSQLRSWRSVRLASVSLSVKMLIVPLLIGVLLSLTSLGSAEKLAIVLQVSMPPAFATLVLCEAYELDRELTVTALAMGSIGLLVTLPLWLLLFPTS; this is translated from the coding sequence ATGGAATTTCCGAGTCTTCGCTTGCTGAGTCTCTATGTCCCGCTGATAGGCTGGAGCAGTTTGGGATTTTGGCTGGGACGAATTTGTCCGCCGTGGGTGGGCGATCGCCTCGGAAAGCTGCTGTTTTGGGTGGGAGTGCCGATTAGCGTGCTGGGGTTTCTGCGCCAGTCCGAACTCTCGGCAGCGGTGTGGCTCGCGCCCGTGGCAGCGTGGCTGGCGATCGCGCTGGGGGGGCTGCTGGGCTGGCTATGGCTGATGGTCACGCTAAAGAAAGGACAAAAACCAGCACAAAAACAACGACCTGTTTCTGCCCACACTATTCAGAGCCGTCCTCAGCAAGGCAGCTTTTTGCTGGCCACCATGATGGGCAACACGGGCTATTTGGGGTTCCCCGTCAGTCTGGCGCTTGTAGGCCCAAAGTACTTTGCCTGGGCCCTGTTTTACGACATGATTGGCACGACGCTCGGAGCCTACGGGCTGGGCGTAGTCATGGCAGCCCACTTTGGCGGCGTGCAAAAGAGTCCACTGGATTTGCTGCGGGCGCTGATGTACAACCCAGTGCTGTGGAGCTTTGCCCTGGGGTTAGGCATCCACAGTATACCGCTACCGCTCTGGCTAGATTCGTTCCTCAAAACAGGCGCTTGGACGAGCATTACCGTTGCTCTTGTACTGATTGGAATGCGGCTCAGCCAGTTGCGTTCTTGGCGCAGTGTCCGCCTCGCTTCCGTCAGCCTGAGCGTGAAAATGCTCATTGTGCCGCTGCTGATCGGCGTGCTGCTTTCGTTGACCAGCCTCGGCTCAGCAGAAAAGCTGGCGATCGTCCTCCAGGTCAGTATGCCACCTGCCTTTGCGACCCTCGTACTGTGTGAAGCCTACGAGCTAGACCGAGAGCTAACAGTGACGGCGCTGGCCATGGGATCGATCGGGCTACTCGTCACGCTGCCCCTTTGGCTGCTGCTGTTTCCTACCAGCTAG
- a CDS encoding carbohydrate ABC transporter permease yields the protein MTSTRSLKTLALYALLGAIALVMLLPLIWLVSTAFKAPTENIFEFPPRFWPQSPTLQNFVTVWQTNPFGRYLFNSTLVAVLTVMLNLLFCSLAAYPLARLQFRGREALFLLIVATILIPFQIVMIPLYVLAVKLGLRNTYLGLILPAIASAFGIFLLRQAFQGVPKELEEAARIDGCSELGIWWNVMLPAVRPALITLAIFVFIGAWSDFLWPLILLDQPDYYTLPLGVAKLAGAFSLDWRLIAAGSVISIAPILLVFGLLQRYIVPTDTSSGVKG from the coding sequence ATGACCTCGACGCGATCGCTCAAAACCCTTGCGCTGTATGCCCTACTGGGGGCGATCGCCCTCGTTATGCTGCTGCCGCTGATCTGGCTGGTCAGTACGGCGTTCAAAGCGCCTACGGAGAATATTTTTGAGTTTCCGCCCCGATTTTGGCCCCAGTCACCGACGCTGCAAAATTTTGTGACGGTGTGGCAGACCAATCCCTTCGGACGCTACCTGTTCAACAGTACGCTGGTCGCAGTGCTAACAGTGATGCTAAACCTGCTGTTTTGCTCGCTGGCGGCCTATCCCCTGGCGCGGCTCCAGTTTCGCGGTCGCGAGGCGCTGTTTTTGCTAATCGTGGCGACAATTCTAATTCCATTTCAAATTGTAATGATTCCGCTATATGTCCTGGCAGTGAAGCTGGGACTCCGTAATACGTACTTAGGGTTGATCTTGCCGGCGATCGCCTCTGCCTTTGGGATTTTTCTGCTGCGTCAGGCGTTTCAAGGCGTGCCCAAAGAGCTGGAAGAAGCCGCCCGCATCGACGGCTGTTCGGAACTGGGGATTTGGTGGAATGTGATGCTGCCTGCGGTGCGCCCTGCCCTGATCACGCTGGCGATTTTTGTATTTATCGGAGCCTGGAGCGACTTCCTCTGGCCGCTGATCTTGCTCGACCAGCCCGACTACTACACCTTGCCGCTGGGGGTTGCAAAGCTTGCGGGTGCATTTTCTCTCGACTGGCGATTGATTGCAGCGGGGTCTGTGATTTCGATTGCGCCTATCCTGCTGGTGTTTGGATTGCTCCAGCGCTACATCGTGCCAACGGATACCAGTAGTGGAGTCAAGGGCTGA
- a CDS encoding transglutaminase domain-containing protein, producing MRLEAGCQLLFSAEAPSPLLLMLRPRSGEGQWIVREEYRLEPPVPVVEYTDSYGNLCQRLVTPEGRFLVYTAACVETADEIDVAPDAAYVPVELLPDSVVQFLLPSRYCQSDMLYEEAIAIVGDTDPGYAQVEAIRRWIHEQVKYQYGTSNASTSAVDTAQSKIGVCRDFAHLGIALCRSLSIPARMVVGYLYELEPMDLHAWFEAFLSSPDGSTAEGRWYTFDATQPEPRGNRIAIAYGRDAADVALATQFGPLTLQEMRVWVKEG from the coding sequence ATGCGGCTGGAAGCAGGCTGTCAGCTTTTATTTTCGGCAGAAGCGCCAAGTCCGCTGCTGCTGATGTTGCGCCCCCGCAGCGGTGAGGGCCAGTGGATCGTACGCGAGGAATATCGGCTGGAGCCGCCCGTACCCGTGGTGGAATACACCGACAGCTATGGCAATCTCTGCCAGCGGCTGGTCACGCCAGAGGGGCGGTTTCTGGTTTACACCGCCGCCTGTGTGGAAACCGCCGACGAAATCGACGTTGCGCCCGATGCCGCCTATGTGCCCGTGGAACTGCTGCCCGATAGCGTGGTGCAGTTTTTGCTGCCCAGCCGCTACTGCCAGTCGGACATGCTGTACGAGGAGGCGATCGCCATCGTCGGCGACACAGACCCCGGCTATGCCCAGGTGGAGGCGATCCGCCGCTGGATTCATGAGCAGGTGAAATATCAATACGGCACCAGCAACGCCTCCACCTCAGCCGTAGACACTGCCCAGAGCAAAATCGGTGTCTGCCGCGACTTTGCCCATCTGGGGATCGCTCTTTGCCGCAGCCTATCGATCCCGGCGCGGATGGTGGTGGGGTACTTGTACGAACTGGAGCCAATGGATTTGCACGCCTGGTTTGAGGCATTCCTCAGTAGCCCCGACGGGTCAACCGCTGAGGGGCGCTGGTATACCTTCGACGCGACGCAGCCAGAGCCACGGGGAAACCGAATTGCGATCGCCTATGGTCGTGACGCTGCCGATGTCGCCCTAGCGACCCAGTTTGGCCCGCTCACGCTCCAGGAAATGCGCGTGTGGGTGAAGGAGGGTTGA
- a CDS encoding 3-phosphoshikimate 1-carboxyvinyltransferase, translating into MQTASITLKTTEHHHVLTISPPVDLALRGAIAIPGDKSISHRALMLGALAEGTTEIRGLLLGEDPLSTAACFRAMGAKISELNTERVTVEGIGLGRLQEPADVLNAGNSGTTMRLMLGILASHAGRFFTVTGDASLRSRPMSRVIRPLQEMGAQIWSRTGGLAPLAVQGQALKPIHYASPIASAQVKSCILLAGLATEGKTIVSEPALSRDHSERMLRAFGAEILVDPDTCSAAVVGPARLTGQPVIVPGDISSAAFWLVAGAIAPGSDLLIQNVGREPNAHGAFSTRWRRWKPT; encoded by the coding sequence ATGCAGACGGCTTCTATCACCCTCAAAACCACCGAACATCATCATGTGCTGACAATCTCGCCGCCTGTGGATCTGGCGCTGAGGGGGGCGATCGCCATTCCTGGCGACAAGTCCATTTCCCACCGGGCGCTAATGCTGGGGGCGCTGGCGGAGGGCACGACGGAGATTCGCGGGCTGCTGCTGGGGGAAGATCCCCTGAGTACAGCCGCCTGCTTTCGGGCGATGGGCGCAAAAATCTCTGAGCTGAATACGGAACGGGTGACGGTGGAAGGCATCGGGCTGGGGCGGCTCCAGGAACCCGCCGACGTGCTGAATGCGGGCAACTCTGGCACCACGATGCGGCTGATGCTGGGCATTCTGGCATCCCATGCGGGGCGATTTTTCACTGTCACGGGCGACGCATCGCTGCGATCGCGCCCCATGTCTCGCGTGATCCGTCCGCTCCAGGAGATGGGCGCACAGATCTGGAGCCGCACTGGCGGACTCGCGCCGCTGGCGGTGCAGGGGCAGGCGCTGAAGCCGATTCACTACGCTTCGCCGATCGCCTCGGCCCAGGTGAAATCCTGCATTTTGCTGGCGGGGCTGGCGACCGAAGGCAAGACAATCGTCAGCGAACCGGCGCTGTCGCGCGACCACAGCGAACGGATGCTGCGGGCCTTTGGGGCAGAAATTTTGGTTGATCCCGACACCTGTAGCGCGGCGGTGGTGGGCCCGGCGCGGCTGACCGGGCAGCCCGTCATCGTTCCCGGCGACATCAGCTCGGCGGCGTTTTGGCTGGTGGCCGGGGCGATCGCCCCCGGTTCTGACTTGCTCATTCAAAATGTCGGGCGTGAACCCAACGCGCACGGGGCATTCTCGACGCGCTGGCGCAGATGGAAGCCGACGTGA